From Carettochelys insculpta isolate YL-2023 chromosome 3, ASM3395843v1, whole genome shotgun sequence, a single genomic window includes:
- the AARS2 gene encoding alanine--tRNA ligase, mitochondrial isoform X1 produces MAAAGYARGLLRLPSGRRCGSRRACCAATACPPAGQVRQAFLRFFQEQHGHRLVPSAPVRPRGDPGLLFVNAGMNQFKPIFLGTAHPRSELAQYQRVVNSQKCVRAGGKHNDLDDVGRDVYHHTFFEMLGNWSFGDYFKEEACGMAWELLTQIYEIPKDRLYITYFGGDSSLGLSPDEETRDIWLNLGVPPNRVLPFPLRENFWEMGETGPCGPCTEIHYDHVGGGRHAAALVNRDSPDVVEIWNLVFMQYCREADGSLRSLPHHHVDTGMGLERLVTVLQRKRSNYDTDLFTPLLNAIHKGCGGPGYQGLVREADVGSVNMAYRVVADHVRALSVCIADGVYPGMSGAELVLRRILRRAVRFCSEVLHAPPGFLASLVPTVVEVLGDAYPELRKSADQIMNIINDNEAAFLSSLLRGRRIIDRTLQQMGPSRLFPVEVAWSLYGNLGFPLDLIGLMVEERGIQLDWPALDRLAQEDAERKAQTQQAEQLEGSGVRLDVHSLAQLQKDGVPATDDSPKYTYALRQDGRYVFSPCQATVLMLYKDQSLQKEVGAGQRCGVLLDRTSFYAEQGGQAHDQGYLVRLGQQDMLLPVKSVHLSGGYVIHEVTVPETLRIGDRVQLFVDEAQRLACMVNHTATHLLSFALRHVLGDETEQRGSHVTAEQLRFDFSTKASVTTEQLQEVEGVIQEVIAQNEIVYVAEAPLALASGIQGLRTMDEVYPDPVRVVSVGVPVERVLAADSQAALQTSVELCCGTHLLQTGAVKDLTVVSERQLAKGISRIIAVTGEQAKQARETGQSLAKEVDSLSVRVKQGSSSLPAAQSLSKEVGHLTEEVSSTAMPQWQRRELQAVLKALQRTANTAIRKLEVTQAAAEAQGLLEKHSKQPVIIDTVPATSLSILMKVVNQLCNKSPGASVLLLSPQASGEVLCACQVPKSALPTFSAADWALAVCTYMGGNAGGSGVVAKGSGNTKDLQGALTAALEFARSRL; encoded by the exons ATGGCAGCAGCAGGCTATGCACGGGGTTTGCTCCGGCTCCCCTCGGGACGGCGCTGCGGCTCCCGTCGGGCTTGCTGCGCCGCCACCGCCTGCCCTCCGGCCGGGCAGGTCCGCCAGGCCTTTCTCCGCTTTTTCCAGGAGCAGCACGGACACCGGCTAGTGCCCTCCGCCCCGGTGCGGCCCCGCGGGGACCCCGGGCTCCTCTTCGTTAACGCCGGCATGAACCAG TTCAAGCCCATTTTCCTGGGCACCGCACATCCCCGAAGTgaactggcccagtaccagcgtGTAGTGAACAGCCAGAAGTGTGTGCGTGCTGGTGGGAAGCACAACGATTTGGATGATGTGGGCAGAGATGTTTACCATCACACCTTCTTTGAGATGCTGGGAAACTGGTCCTTTGGAGATTACTTCAAA GAGGAAGCATGTGGCATGGCATGGGAGCTCCTAACGCAGATCTATGAGATCCCAAAAGACCGCCTCTACATCACCTATTTTGGAGGAGACTCCTCACTGGGGCTGAGCCCAGATGAAGAGACCAGGGATATATGGCTCAACCTAGG GGTACCTCCCAATCGTGTGCTTCCTTTCCCACTGAGGGAAAACTTCTGGGAGATGGGTGAGACCGGCCCTTGTGGCCCCTGTACCGAGATCCACTATGACCATGTAGGTGGCGGCCGGCATGCAGCAGCGCTGGTGAACCGAGACAGCCCTGATGTGGTGGAGATCTGGAACCTGGTCTTCATGCAGTACTGCAG AGAGGCCGATGGGAGTCTGCGTTCTTTGCCCCACCACCACGTGGATACGGGGATGGGCCTCGAAAGGCTGGTGACAGTTCTGCAGAGGAAGCGATCCAACTACGATACGGATCTCTTCACCCCACTACTCAATGCCATCCACAAG ggCTGTGGTGGGCCTGGGTATCAGGGCCTGGTGCGGGAGGCTGACGTCGGGTCTGTGAACATGGCCTACCGCGTGGTGGCAGACCACGTGCGCGCTCTGTCTGTGTGCATCGCTGACGGCGTGTACCCCGGCATGTCTGGAGCTGA GCTGGTGCTGCGTCGCATACTGCGCAGGGCTGTCCGATTTTGCTCTGAAGTTCTCCATGCTCCACCCGGGTTCCTGGCCAGCTTGGTTCCTACTGTGGTGGAAGTTCTG GGAGATGCCTACCCAGAGCTGAGGAAGAGCGCAGACCAG ATTATGAATATCATCAATGACAACGAGGCTGcattcctctcctccctcctgcGGGGCCGGCGCATCATAGACAGGACTCTGCAGCAGATGGGTCCCTCCAGGCTCTTCCCAG TGGAGGTGGCATGGTCGCTGTACGGAAACTTGGGCTTCCCCCTAGATTTGATTGGCTTGATGGTTGAAGAAAGGGGAATCCAGTTGGACTGGCCAGCTTTGGACCGGCTAGCTCAAGAAGATGCTGAG CGGAAAGCtcagacccagcaggcagagcaACTGGAGGGCTCTGGTGTGCGGTTGGATGTGCATTCactggctcagctgcagaaggACGGTGTGCCTGCTACTGACGACTCGCCGAAATACACTTATGCCCTCAGGCAGGATGGGAGATACG TGTTTAGCCCATGCCAAGCCACTGTCTTGATGCTGTACAAAGATCAGTCTCTTCAGAAGGAGGTTGGGGCAGGCCAGCGCTGTGGTGTCCTCCTGGACAGGACCAGCTTCTATGCCGAGCAGGGAGGGCAGGCACATGACCAGGGCTACCTGGTGCGCTTGGGACAACAG GACATGCTCTTGCCAGTGAAGTCGGTGCACCTGTCTGGGGGCTACGTGATCCATGAGGTCACAGTGCCAGAGACCCTGCGCATTGGGGACCGAGTGCAGCTCTTCGTGGATGAG GCTCAGCGGCTGGCCTGCATGGTGAACCACACCGCTACCCATCTGTTGAGCTTTGCACTCCGCCACGTCCTCGGAGACGAGACAGAACAGCGAGGGTCACATGTGACTGCTGAGCAGCTGCGATTCGACTTCAGTACCAAG GCCTCTGTGACCACggagcagctgcaggaagtggaaggTGTGATCCAGGAGGTGATTGCCCAGAATGAAATTGTGTATGTGGCAGAAGCCCCCCTGGCATTGGCAAGTGGCATTCAGGGACTCCGGACCATGGATGAG GTGTATCCGGATCCGGTCAGGGTGGTGTCCGTGGGGGTGCCAGTGGAGAGGGTGCTGGCTGCTGACTCTCAGGCTGCACTGCAGACTTCCGTGGAGCTGTGTTGCGGAAC GCATTTGCTGCAGACCGGAGCAGTGAAGGATCTGACCGTTGTCTCCGAGCGTCAGCTGGCTAAAGGGATCAGTCGCATCATCGCTGTGACTGGGGAACAAGCCAAGCAG GCCCGGGAAACAGGCCAGTCCTTGGCTAAAGAAGTGGACTCACTCTCGGTGCGAGTGAAACAGGGAAGCTCTTCTCTTCCTGCAGCGCAGAGCCTCTCCAAGGAGGTGGGCCACCTGACTGAA GAGGTGAGCAGCACTGCAATGCCCCAGTGGCAGAGACGGGAACTGCAGGCTGTTCTGAAAGCCCTGCAACGAACAGCAAACACAGCCATCAGAAAACTGGAAGTCACGCAG gctgcagcagaggcacAGGGCCTGCTGGAGAAGCATTCCAAGCAGCCAGTCATCATCGACACCGTCCCGGCCACCTCGCTCTCG ATCCTGATGAAGGTGGTGAACCAGCTTTGTAACAAGTCTCCTGGGGCATCAGTCTTGCTGCTCAGCCCGCAGGCGTCCGGCGAGGTGCTCTGTGCCTGTCAGGTGCCCAAG AGTGCCCTGCCCACGTTTTCTGCTGCAGATTGGGCCCTGGCTGTCTGCACCTACATGGGAGGCAATGCAGGGGGCTCTGGCGTTGTAGCCAAGGGTAGTGGGAACACCAAGGACCTTCAGGGGGCCTTGACTGCTGCACTGGAGTTTGCCCGGAGTAGGCTCTGA
- the AARS2 gene encoding alanine--tRNA ligase, mitochondrial isoform X2, with the protein MAWELLTQIYEIPKDRLYITYFGGDSSLGLSPDEETRDIWLNLGVPPNRVLPFPLRENFWEMGETGPCGPCTEIHYDHVGGGRHAAALVNRDSPDVVEIWNLVFMQYCREADGSLRSLPHHHVDTGMGLERLVTVLQRKRSNYDTDLFTPLLNAIHKGCGGPGYQGLVREADVGSVNMAYRVVADHVRALSVCIADGVYPGMSGAELVLRRILRRAVRFCSEVLHAPPGFLASLVPTVVEVLGDAYPELRKSADQIMNIINDNEAAFLSSLLRGRRIIDRTLQQMGPSRLFPVEVAWSLYGNLGFPLDLIGLMVEERGIQLDWPALDRLAQEDAERKAQTQQAEQLEGSGVRLDVHSLAQLQKDGVPATDDSPKYTYALRQDGRYVFSPCQATVLMLYKDQSLQKEVGAGQRCGVLLDRTSFYAEQGGQAHDQGYLVRLGQQDMLLPVKSVHLSGGYVIHEVTVPETLRIGDRVQLFVDEAQRLACMVNHTATHLLSFALRHVLGDETEQRGSHVTAEQLRFDFSTKASVTTEQLQEVEGVIQEVIAQNEIVYVAEAPLALASGIQGLRTMDEVYPDPVRVVSVGVPVERVLAADSQAALQTSVELCCGTHLLQTGAVKDLTVVSERQLAKGISRIIAVTGEQAKQARETGQSLAKEVDSLSVRVKQGSSSLPAAQSLSKEVGHLTEEVSSTAMPQWQRRELQAVLKALQRTANTAIRKLEVTQAAAEAQGLLEKHSKQPVIIDTVPATSLSILMKVVNQLCNKSPGASVLLLSPQASGEVLCACQVPKSALPTFSAADWALAVCTYMGGNAGGSGVVAKGSGNTKDLQGALTAALEFARSRL; encoded by the exons ATGGCATGGGAGCTCCTAACGCAGATCTATGAGATCCCAAAAGACCGCCTCTACATCACCTATTTTGGAGGAGACTCCTCACTGGGGCTGAGCCCAGATGAAGAGACCAGGGATATATGGCTCAACCTAGG GGTACCTCCCAATCGTGTGCTTCCTTTCCCACTGAGGGAAAACTTCTGGGAGATGGGTGAGACCGGCCCTTGTGGCCCCTGTACCGAGATCCACTATGACCATGTAGGTGGCGGCCGGCATGCAGCAGCGCTGGTGAACCGAGACAGCCCTGATGTGGTGGAGATCTGGAACCTGGTCTTCATGCAGTACTGCAG AGAGGCCGATGGGAGTCTGCGTTCTTTGCCCCACCACCACGTGGATACGGGGATGGGCCTCGAAAGGCTGGTGACAGTTCTGCAGAGGAAGCGATCCAACTACGATACGGATCTCTTCACCCCACTACTCAATGCCATCCACAAG ggCTGTGGTGGGCCTGGGTATCAGGGCCTGGTGCGGGAGGCTGACGTCGGGTCTGTGAACATGGCCTACCGCGTGGTGGCAGACCACGTGCGCGCTCTGTCTGTGTGCATCGCTGACGGCGTGTACCCCGGCATGTCTGGAGCTGA GCTGGTGCTGCGTCGCATACTGCGCAGGGCTGTCCGATTTTGCTCTGAAGTTCTCCATGCTCCACCCGGGTTCCTGGCCAGCTTGGTTCCTACTGTGGTGGAAGTTCTG GGAGATGCCTACCCAGAGCTGAGGAAGAGCGCAGACCAG ATTATGAATATCATCAATGACAACGAGGCTGcattcctctcctccctcctgcGGGGCCGGCGCATCATAGACAGGACTCTGCAGCAGATGGGTCCCTCCAGGCTCTTCCCAG TGGAGGTGGCATGGTCGCTGTACGGAAACTTGGGCTTCCCCCTAGATTTGATTGGCTTGATGGTTGAAGAAAGGGGAATCCAGTTGGACTGGCCAGCTTTGGACCGGCTAGCTCAAGAAGATGCTGAG CGGAAAGCtcagacccagcaggcagagcaACTGGAGGGCTCTGGTGTGCGGTTGGATGTGCATTCactggctcagctgcagaaggACGGTGTGCCTGCTACTGACGACTCGCCGAAATACACTTATGCCCTCAGGCAGGATGGGAGATACG TGTTTAGCCCATGCCAAGCCACTGTCTTGATGCTGTACAAAGATCAGTCTCTTCAGAAGGAGGTTGGGGCAGGCCAGCGCTGTGGTGTCCTCCTGGACAGGACCAGCTTCTATGCCGAGCAGGGAGGGCAGGCACATGACCAGGGCTACCTGGTGCGCTTGGGACAACAG GACATGCTCTTGCCAGTGAAGTCGGTGCACCTGTCTGGGGGCTACGTGATCCATGAGGTCACAGTGCCAGAGACCCTGCGCATTGGGGACCGAGTGCAGCTCTTCGTGGATGAG GCTCAGCGGCTGGCCTGCATGGTGAACCACACCGCTACCCATCTGTTGAGCTTTGCACTCCGCCACGTCCTCGGAGACGAGACAGAACAGCGAGGGTCACATGTGACTGCTGAGCAGCTGCGATTCGACTTCAGTACCAAG GCCTCTGTGACCACggagcagctgcaggaagtggaaggTGTGATCCAGGAGGTGATTGCCCAGAATGAAATTGTGTATGTGGCAGAAGCCCCCCTGGCATTGGCAAGTGGCATTCAGGGACTCCGGACCATGGATGAG GTGTATCCGGATCCGGTCAGGGTGGTGTCCGTGGGGGTGCCAGTGGAGAGGGTGCTGGCTGCTGACTCTCAGGCTGCACTGCAGACTTCCGTGGAGCTGTGTTGCGGAAC GCATTTGCTGCAGACCGGAGCAGTGAAGGATCTGACCGTTGTCTCCGAGCGTCAGCTGGCTAAAGGGATCAGTCGCATCATCGCTGTGACTGGGGAACAAGCCAAGCAG GCCCGGGAAACAGGCCAGTCCTTGGCTAAAGAAGTGGACTCACTCTCGGTGCGAGTGAAACAGGGAAGCTCTTCTCTTCCTGCAGCGCAGAGCCTCTCCAAGGAGGTGGGCCACCTGACTGAA GAGGTGAGCAGCACTGCAATGCCCCAGTGGCAGAGACGGGAACTGCAGGCTGTTCTGAAAGCCCTGCAACGAACAGCAAACACAGCCATCAGAAAACTGGAAGTCACGCAG gctgcagcagaggcacAGGGCCTGCTGGAGAAGCATTCCAAGCAGCCAGTCATCATCGACACCGTCCCGGCCACCTCGCTCTCG ATCCTGATGAAGGTGGTGAACCAGCTTTGTAACAAGTCTCCTGGGGCATCAGTCTTGCTGCTCAGCCCGCAGGCGTCCGGCGAGGTGCTCTGTGCCTGTCAGGTGCCCAAG AGTGCCCTGCCCACGTTTTCTGCTGCAGATTGGGCCCTGGCTGTCTGCACCTACATGGGAGGCAATGCAGGGGGCTCTGGCGTTGTAGCCAAGGGTAGTGGGAACACCAAGGACCTTCAGGGGGCCTTGACTGCTGCACTGGAGTTTGCCCGGAGTAGGCTCTGA